The following coding sequences are from one Nilaparvata lugens isolate BPH chromosome 4, ASM1435652v1, whole genome shotgun sequence window:
- the LOC111061896 gene encoding coiled-coil domain-containing protein R3HCC1L isoform X1 — translation MAAMATNESTTRIRPSRVAPSLNLYQPPAVRAAERRQTESASFAAGPTVSATANRPRDNSKDDRRNKRPDQQRYVPRPLRSESSNNSPLAKSESAFGDDTPRKVAAEGLSKASTKTRHSEIGTASSRMSLVKNAETKINSAQNPPEISGKVDETCTKRDKVSEKVSSRPILIRKRYSAPVVCVQSEITFDQNSFGLNVSEKLENNHKQPSRQNSIEGLNSNQNLENNHSLHRRENSVEESNSSQKIEIDHCLSKAGSGEVLNVSSENKENNSILFSQENSVEGLNLPTKYEEKHSSPVHMSPKSCGAECGLKQDESSTDCSIVSQVSLETGDSCSIFETDSNSMTEDGSNQERASSEVNSEKMVKSETISINSDVGGDKMEVDNSVLCEQVVPSINTDNQCQVCPEFKNTSCESSVSDELISSEVIKTDCLIMSSEKNPVNGSRFSKSLDEDRCSDNKSESAVLQDAAEQTAKRIKTEECDDWETLYDDDSTLVDPVIIDELGECVGKVKITAASSDYRSYQSVEERSNNGECIVEIYGFPAEFKTKDLMTAFAGYRNKAGFHIKWVDDTHALAVFNSPFVADEVLSCSLPFVKTRPLRLGVPESRAKARSLVLPPAVRPKTCPALAKRLVSGALGLRLQHDKKAREHERLLLKEARDQKRIAAKLREAAWEGTLTSNMNS, via the exons ATGGCGGCGATGGCGACCAATGAGAGCACCACACGCATTCGGCCGTCGCGAGTGGCGCCAAGTTTGAATTTGTACCAGCCGCCGGCCGTACGCGCCGCAGAGCGTCGGCAGACTGAGTCTGCGTCTTTTGCGGCTGGACCGACTGTCAGCGCAACCGCTAATAGGCCACGTGATAACTCCAAGGATGATCG GAGGAATAAGCGGCCCGATCAACAGAGGTACGTTCCGAGACCGTTGCGATCCGAATCGAGCAATAATTCTCCTCTGGCAAAGTCAGAGTCAGCCTTTGGTGATGACACTCCCAGGAAAGTTGCTGCTGAAGGACTCTCGAAGGCCTCAACAAAAACCCGTCACTCGGAAATAGGAACAGCATCTAGTAGAATGTCTTTGGTGAAAAACGCAGAAACCAAAATTAATTCAGCACAAAATCCTCCGGAAATCAGTGGCAAAGTTGATGAAACTTGTACAAAACGCGATAAAGTGAGTGAAAAAGTGAGTTCGAGACCGATTTTGATTAGAAAACGGTATTCGGCGCCTGTAGTGTGTGTGCAATCTGAAATTACTTTCGATCAAAATTCATTTGGATTGAATGTGtctgaaaaacttgaaaataaccaTAAACAACCGAGTCGACAAAATTCTATAGAAGGATTAAATTCGAACcaaaatcttgaaaataatcataGTTTGCACCGTCGAGAAAATTCTGTGGAAGAATCAAACTCAtctcaaaaaattgaaattgatcactGTTTGTCTAAAGCAGGTTCAGGTGAAGTTTTGAATGTATCATCTGAAAACAAGGAAAATAATTCGATTCTGTTCTCTCAAGAAAATTCAGTGGAAGGATTAAATTTGCCCACAAAATACGAAGAAAAACACAGTTCACCGGTTCACATGTCTCCTAAATCATGTGGGGCCGAGTGTGGTCTCAAACAAGATGAAAGCTCCACTGATTGTTCAATTGTGAGTCAAGTTTCATTGGAAACTGGTGACAGCTGTTCCATTTTCGAAACAGATTCTAATTCGATGACAGAAGATGGCTCGAATCAGGAACGGGCATCAAGTGAAGTCAATTCTGAGAAAATGGTGAAATCTGAAACTATTTCTATAAATAGTGATGTAGGAGGTGATAAAATGGAAGTTGACAACTCAGTTCTGTGTGAACAAGTTGTTCCCAGCATCAATACAGACAATCAATGTCAAGTGTGTCCAGAatttaaaaacactagctgTGAATCATCTGTTAGTGATGAACTCATTTCGTCAGAAGTAATAAAAACCGACTGTTTAATTATGTCTTCTGAGAAAAATCCGGTTAATGGTTCGAGGTTTTCCAAGTCTTTGGATGAAGATAGATGCTCTGATAATAAATCGGAGAGCGCAGTGCTCCAAGATGCAGCTGAGCAAACTGCTAAACGCATCAAAACTGAGGAATGCGACGACTGGGAAACCCTCTACGACGATGATAGCACGTTGGTGGATCCTGTCATCATTGACGAG CTGGGCGAATGTGTGGGGAAAGTGAAGATTACAGCGGCATCTAGCGACTACCGGTCGTACCAGTCGGTGGAGGAGCGCAGCAACAATGGCGAGTGCATTGTGGAGATCTACGGCTTTCCGGCTGAGTTCAAGACAAAGGACCTGATGACCGCCTTTGCAGGCTACCGCAACAAAGCCGGTTTCCACATCAAGTGGGTCGACGACACGCATGCGCTCGCTGTCTTCAACAGTCCTTTTGTTG CGGATGAAGTGTTGAGCTGTTCGCTGCCGTTTGTGAAAACGCGGCCGCTGCGACTGGGCGTGCCGGAGTCGCGAGCCAAGGCACGCAGCCTGGTGCTGCCACCAGCCGTGCGACCCAAGACGTGTCCGGCACTCGCCAAGCGACTCGTGTCGGGCGCACTCGGTCTGCGACTGCAGCACGACAAGAAGGCGCGTGAACACGAGCGACTCCTGCTCAAGGAAGCTAGAG
- the LOC111061896 gene encoding uncharacterized protein LOC111061896 isoform X2 has product MAAMATNESTTRIRPSRVAPSLNLYQPPAVRAAERRQTESASFAAGPTVSATANRPRDNSKDDRRNKRPDQQRYVPRPLRSESSNNSPLAKSESAFGDDTPRKVAAEGLSKASTKTRHSEIGTASSRMSLVKNAETKINSAQNPPEISGKVDETCTKRDKVSEKVSSRPILIRKRYSAPVVCVQSEITFDQNSFGLNVSEKLENNHKQPSRQNSIEGLNSNQNLENNHSLHRRENSVEESNSSQKIEIDHCLSKAGSGEVLNVSSENKENNSILFSQENSVEGLNLPTKYEEKHSSPVHMSPKSCGAECGLKQDESSTDCSIVSQVSLETGDSCSIFETDSNSMTEDGSNQERASSEVNSEKMVKSETISINSDVGGDKMEVDNSVLCEQVVPSINTDNQCQVCPEFKNTSCESSVSDELISSEVIKTDCLIMSSEKNPVNGSRFSKSLDEDRCSDNKSESAVLQDAAEQTAKRIKTEECDDWETLYDDDSTLVDPVIIDELGECVGKVKITAASSDYRSYQSVEERSNNGECIVEIYGFPAEFKTKDLMTAFAGYRNKAGFHIKWVDDTHALAVFNSPFVADEVLSCSLPFVKTRPLRLGVPESRAKARSLVLPPAVRPKTCPALAKRLVSGALGLRLQHDKKAREHERLLLKEARVQAVLLNPYNPVQSEANYCAVP; this is encoded by the exons ATGGCGGCGATGGCGACCAATGAGAGCACCACACGCATTCGGCCGTCGCGAGTGGCGCCAAGTTTGAATTTGTACCAGCCGCCGGCCGTACGCGCCGCAGAGCGTCGGCAGACTGAGTCTGCGTCTTTTGCGGCTGGACCGACTGTCAGCGCAACCGCTAATAGGCCACGTGATAACTCCAAGGATGATCG GAGGAATAAGCGGCCCGATCAACAGAGGTACGTTCCGAGACCGTTGCGATCCGAATCGAGCAATAATTCTCCTCTGGCAAAGTCAGAGTCAGCCTTTGGTGATGACACTCCCAGGAAAGTTGCTGCTGAAGGACTCTCGAAGGCCTCAACAAAAACCCGTCACTCGGAAATAGGAACAGCATCTAGTAGAATGTCTTTGGTGAAAAACGCAGAAACCAAAATTAATTCAGCACAAAATCCTCCGGAAATCAGTGGCAAAGTTGATGAAACTTGTACAAAACGCGATAAAGTGAGTGAAAAAGTGAGTTCGAGACCGATTTTGATTAGAAAACGGTATTCGGCGCCTGTAGTGTGTGTGCAATCTGAAATTACTTTCGATCAAAATTCATTTGGATTGAATGTGtctgaaaaacttgaaaataaccaTAAACAACCGAGTCGACAAAATTCTATAGAAGGATTAAATTCGAACcaaaatcttgaaaataatcataGTTTGCACCGTCGAGAAAATTCTGTGGAAGAATCAAACTCAtctcaaaaaattgaaattgatcactGTTTGTCTAAAGCAGGTTCAGGTGAAGTTTTGAATGTATCATCTGAAAACAAGGAAAATAATTCGATTCTGTTCTCTCAAGAAAATTCAGTGGAAGGATTAAATTTGCCCACAAAATACGAAGAAAAACACAGTTCACCGGTTCACATGTCTCCTAAATCATGTGGGGCCGAGTGTGGTCTCAAACAAGATGAAAGCTCCACTGATTGTTCAATTGTGAGTCAAGTTTCATTGGAAACTGGTGACAGCTGTTCCATTTTCGAAACAGATTCTAATTCGATGACAGAAGATGGCTCGAATCAGGAACGGGCATCAAGTGAAGTCAATTCTGAGAAAATGGTGAAATCTGAAACTATTTCTATAAATAGTGATGTAGGAGGTGATAAAATGGAAGTTGACAACTCAGTTCTGTGTGAACAAGTTGTTCCCAGCATCAATACAGACAATCAATGTCAAGTGTGTCCAGAatttaaaaacactagctgTGAATCATCTGTTAGTGATGAACTCATTTCGTCAGAAGTAATAAAAACCGACTGTTTAATTATGTCTTCTGAGAAAAATCCGGTTAATGGTTCGAGGTTTTCCAAGTCTTTGGATGAAGATAGATGCTCTGATAATAAATCGGAGAGCGCAGTGCTCCAAGATGCAGCTGAGCAAACTGCTAAACGCATCAAAACTGAGGAATGCGACGACTGGGAAACCCTCTACGACGATGATAGCACGTTGGTGGATCCTGTCATCATTGACGAG CTGGGCGAATGTGTGGGGAAAGTGAAGATTACAGCGGCATCTAGCGACTACCGGTCGTACCAGTCGGTGGAGGAGCGCAGCAACAATGGCGAGTGCATTGTGGAGATCTACGGCTTTCCGGCTGAGTTCAAGACAAAGGACCTGATGACCGCCTTTGCAGGCTACCGCAACAAAGCCGGTTTCCACATCAAGTGGGTCGACGACACGCATGCGCTCGCTGTCTTCAACAGTCCTTTTGTTG CGGATGAAGTGTTGAGCTGTTCGCTGCCGTTTGTGAAAACGCGGCCGCTGCGACTGGGCGTGCCGGAGTCGCGAGCCAAGGCACGCAGCCTGGTGCTGCCACCAGCCGTGCGACCCAAGACGTGTCCGGCACTCGCCAAGCGACTCGTGTCGGGCGCACTCGGTCTGCGACTGCAGCACGACAAGAAGGCGCGTGAACACGAGCGACTCCTGCTCAAGGAAGCTAGAG